The DNA region TGTGGTGCTTCCCCCTGAGTCGGAGGAGGGCAATGTGGAGTATAAGCTTACTCTTGACTCTCAGGACGTCGACAGGTTGGCGGGTCAGCTGAAGCGCAGGTTGGCGGAGGGCGGGGGGGAGGCGGTGTATCTAATCGGCGTGTCTAACGACGGGAGGCCGCTGGGACTGCCCGATGAAGAGTTGCTGAGGGCGTTAGGCGTGTTGCGGGAGATGGCTAGGCGTGTAGGGGCCTCTTTCTACATCCTTAGAGTGTCGGATGGTATTAGGGGGAAGGTGGCCGAGATTCTGCTTAGGATTGCCACTAGGGAGGAGCCTCCGCCCACCGTGACGGTGGTGGCTATGGGGAACGTGGACGCTGGCAAATCCACTCTAGTGGGTGTGTTGACCACGGGCAGGCTTGACGACGGCAACGGGCTGGCGAGGTCTTACGCCTCTAGGTATAAACACGAGGTTTTGGCGGGGCGTACCTCGGCTGTGTCGCTTAGGCTTCTTGGCTTCAGCGGCGACAAGGTGGTTAACCACGGGCTGGTGGATCCTCTAGACGAGGCCGAGGTCTATAGGAGATCTGACAAGCTGGTTCTGCTTGTCGACGTGGGGGGCCACGAGAGGTATTTAAGGACGGCGTTGAGGGGGCTTTTCAGCTCCCAGCCGGACTACGTCATGCTGGTGGTAGCCGCAAACTCCGGCGTCCAGAAAATGACGAAGGAGCATCTAGGCATAGCGGTTGCCCTCGGCGTGCCTGTGTTTGTGGTGGTGACGAGGATAGACATCGCCCCGGAGGAGGTGTTTCAGAGGACCGTCGACGAGGTTGTTAAGATTCTTAAAATGCCTGGCGTGAGTAAAATACCCTACGTAATTAAGGATGTGAGCGACGTGGTGCTGGCGGCCAAGGCCATGCTGGCTGGCCGGGTGGCGCCCGTGTTCTACGTCTCCAGCGTGACGGGGCACGGGCTCGAGCTTCTGCTTAAATTCCTCTCCCTCCTGCCTAGGAGGAGGCGCTGGGACCTCAACGGGGAGCCTCTCATGTACGTC from Pyrobaculum sp. 3827-6 includes:
- a CDS encoding GTP-binding protein yields the protein MLPPESEEGNVEYKLTLDSQDVDRLAGQLKRRLAEGGGEAVYLIGVSNDGRPLGLPDEELLRALGVLREMARRVGASFYILRVSDGIRGKVAEILLRIATREEPPPTVTVVAMGNVDAGKSTLVGVLTTGRLDDGNGLARSYASRYKHEVLAGRTSAVSLRLLGFSGDKVVNHGLVDPLDEAEVYRRSDKLVLLVDVGGHERYLRTALRGLFSSQPDYVMLVVAANSGVQKMTKEHLGIAVALGVPVFVVVTRIDIAPEEVFQRTVDEVVKILKMPGVSKIPYVIKDVSDVVLAAKAMLAGRVAPVFYVSSVTGHGLELLLKFLSLLPRRRRWDLNGEPLMYVSEIYLVKGVGVVVGGLIERGVLHLGDRIWVGPYSDGRWAQATVKSIHLNRTPVEKARAGSFVTIALDRVDKIEKGMAISTRPLKAVKEITAEVLVLRHPTIIRSGFSGVFHYKAVRTGGYIKEIDRGELMVGDSGVVKIELSRPWHIDGGVFVFRNGPTRVLGRVINTY